CCATCTTGTCATTTGAAGCAGTACAGATCCGTGGTCTGCGTTATTTGTCTCCAGCCTAACATGGTCCACATTGTCCATGAACCTCATTGTATAATTATGATACAGAGTAAACACAGCTGAGGTCATGTCGTTCTTGAAAGGCTGTTATCTACAGTGATGTTGGCCAAGGCTGCCTCCTTCTCCAGACACTGATTCTGTTGGCTGTAATCAGAATGGGGACACCGATTGTTTTGGTTGTCACTCGAGAACGGTAACGCCGCACAAAGCTCTGAAAATAGGTTACCTATTATCTTCACTGTAATGCATCTCCCCCTTTTCACTCACTTCAATCCCACCTTCGTCCCACTCATTCCACCGTGATTCCAGGCTGTGGATTGCGATAACCTCCTGACCAACCCCAATGTCTTGTGGAAGCTCATCGGTGAAAACAAGACCATTGTGGCTCCCATGCTCGAGTCCCGCGCCGCATATTCCAACTTCTGGTGTGGGATGACGTCCCAGGTACTGTGCGTTTGTAGATTCTGGTGTTTCCATTGCGAGTGTGCATGGGAGAGAGCTTGCTTGATAGACCAAATGGAAAGACCTTGATCGGTTGTGTTGTGCGTTGTGTCTTTCAGGGTTACTACAAGCGCACTCCTGCCTACATACCCATACGAAAGCAGGTGCGAAAGGGTTGCTTTGCTGTGCCCATGGTCCACTCCATGTTCCTTGTAGACCTGAGGAAGGAGGCTTCCAGGCAACTGGCTTTCCACCCACCACATCCAGATTACAGCTGGGCCTTCGATGACATTATTGTATTTGCCTTCTCTGCTCGCATGGCAGGTACCTGACTGTATAATGCTGTGCATGGAGGGGAGTATGGGAAACAGTAGTAGCATATCCAAATGGGAGTTTTTTTACACTGTAACTGTCTTGTTTCTTTACACACTTTCCCTCCACTTTTCTCCTCAGATGTACAAATGTTTGTATGCAACAGTGAAACCTATGGGTACTTCCCAGTGCCTTTGCGGTCCCACAACTCCTTGAAGGACGAagctgacagttttctgcattCCTTGTTGGAAGTTAATGGTATGCAAGAAAAACACTGCGCAAGGAAGGACTGAAGGAACTGAAGCCTTTCTTTTGCATGCTTTTGAACtcttctctgttttcttttctttcagagTGCATGTTGACAGTTGCATGCTTCCATTCTTGTAAAACCCCTCTAACTTCCCTCTTACTATAGTGCGAAACCCCCCAATGATGCCTTCCGTATACATACCTGCCCCTAGACGACAACCAGACAAACTTGGCTTTGATGAAGTGAGTAATGTGGGCGCCTTTCAAGATGGTGGTTGCAAAAAGGGTTCTTACCCATCTTACATTTGGTGCTAATGTCTCCCTCTGCTGTTAGGTAATGTGGCATTGCATGTGTTGACTCACTGgcttgtgtgtgcaggtgtttaTGATAAACTTGCAGCGAAGAACTGACCGCAGGGATCGCATGTTAAGTACACTGTATGAGCAGGAGATCGCCTGCAAGGTTATCGCAGCTGTGGACGGCACGTAAGTAAAGCCCCTGTGTCTGGGCAAGTCAGACGTCAGTACATTTACAATGCTTcattgcacgcacacacacacacacacacagacagacaggcgatagacagacacacagacagacattctCAAAGCACATTCTCAAAGCACCTTTTTTGACTGTCTCTCGTGCAATTTCAGAGCAATGAACGTCAGCGAGGTTAACGACCTGGGCATCCACATGCTCCCAGGCTACAGCGATCCCTACCATGGGCGCCCTCTGACCAAGGGAGAGCTGGGATGCTTCCTCTCCCATCACAACATCTGGAAAGAGGTGAGCTGCCAGGTTTAGGCTCTCGGCTCACCTTGAGGAGATGGAGTCATAGAGCTGTTGTGGATGAACTCCAGAGTTTACGGATGTCTGAGACGTTGATGAGGGTCTTGTTTGTGCTCAGATTGTGGAGCGGGGTTTGAAGACCTCCTTGGTGATTGAAGATGATCTGCGCTTTGAGGTGTTCTTTAAGCGTCGCTTGCAGAACCTGATGATGGAAGTGGCCAGCCAGAATCTGGACTGGGACCTCATGTaagatttttttctctctctatctctatccttTACAGTATCTTGCTGAGCACAACCATTGCCTTTACAACTTTAAAAAGATGTATTTGAGATGTGTTTTCCCATCTCTTCTAGTTATATTGGACGGAAGAGAATGCAGGTTGAACACCCAGAGAAATCTGTGCCCAATATCCATAACCTGGTAGAGGCAGACTACTCCTATTGGACGCTGGGATATATGATGTCATTACAAGGCGCTCAGAAGCTCCTGAAAGCAGAGCCTTTAAAGAGGATGCTGCCAGTGGATGAGTTCCTCCCAGTCatgtataataaacatcctgTGTAAGTTTCTTCTTCTGCTTGATTAAAGTGCCccgacttcctgtctgtcccttcAGATGCTGCTTCTCCCAAAGCCATCCAGTGACCCCCTTGTATCTCCTGTCTTTTCTCCAGCTCAGACTACATGGAGCAGTTTGAGACCCGGGACCTGAAGGCTTTCTCGGCAGAACCTCTGCTGGTGTTCCCGACCCATTACACGGGTGACGCGGGCTATATTAGCGACACGGAGACCTCCACCGTGTGGGACAATGAGAAGGTCCGTACGGACTGGGACAGGGGCCGCTCAGGGAAGACCCAGGAGCAGGCAGAGATCAGCACGGAAGCCCAGAACTCTGATGTCCTCCAGTCTACGCTGGACAGCACAGCAAGGGACGAGCTATGAGAGAAAGATCAGTCCAGGAGCCTCGCAGAACCAGAAGACTGTTACTGAACCAGCTTCAtttcccccccctcactctgctGCTTAATTGCAGGGTTGTTGGTAATTCATTTGTCTGAAAGAAGCCGTTGTAAAAGGGATCAGTTGCAACTTAATTtgaatttaattttttacaccTACTGGTTCAAGTCCCCCTGCTCTTGTGCAGTTATGTGAGTTTACCGTTACATTTCAGTGTCTTGATCGAATGTTACATTACCATGTCTTTGATTGGCCAATGAACTGCAATCACGTTTCTTGAATTTCTTCAATGTCACCAGTGCCTTACTCAttgtacattttaaaatatGTGTGTTCTTATATTGTATGCTGGTTGGACCTGGAAAGAGATGCAATCAGCTTGCTTTTGATTTCTTGAAGcttaaatctttctctctttttaaaaaaaccaagtgtgtgtgcttgagtatTTTGCATGGAAATGCTTAAAAAGCTGCTTTCTGTGTTTTTAGTATATTTCACCAGAAAAAAAGGAGTGCACCTTAAAGCATTTAACTACAAGACATGTAGATTAATATGAAGCAGTAGTAATTAAAGCTTAGTTCTGGGCCACCTGTCAACCCCTTCAGAATTGAGTTACGGTACTACTCGATATAACACATTCCTTGATTCCCCTGAAACCTCTGCCTGTTTGTTTTCAGGCCAAGCCCACCGTCAGAACGGCTGCTAGGGTTATAGGCGAGACCAACCACCGTAAACGCCTCACACTTTGTGGTTAGGAAGGCATATGATTTGCAAAGGCAATAAAATTCCCACAAAGATTCCACCGAGCCACATCCAAACTCTGTCGGTCAGTTCTCCATAGAGTGGGTTGAGTGTAAAACAGAGCTCTTTGGGTGTGAACTACTTGATAAAAGCCTGTACAAAATATAAGATGCTTTGCTTTTCATCCGGGTTATTTATTCTTGGGACGTACTTGTCTCTGGAACCATAGGACCTCCAGCATTGTAGACTTTAATGCGGTTTAAGTTGGGTAATAACACTTTGAGGGTAGCGTTTGTAGTTGACTTCAGATTATCACACAAAATCCTCATTAACCTGTCCTGGTACCAAAGAATAAAATGTTTTAGGTCTGAGTTGTGTCTTGAAGTTTCTTCTAAAGAGTGATAATGTGGCCTTCACAGCTAAATCATGACTCGATGTGACGTTTCAGGCCTGCTTTGTTCTTGAGCCACTGTTATTTTTATCCCTTATAACAATTACTTATGTCATGAGTTGAGACGATTTAAGTCTCAACATAGGAATGCTGTTGGGCAAGGTGCTTTGAGGAACAAAAGTTAGATGGAATAGAAACAGAAACCTATTAGCGTTTAGGACACACAATGTCCTCAACCACTGGAAACAATTCCTTATTTTAATTTACACAATTTCAGAAGTCTTCTGAAATCTTTCAATACAGTTTTAGGCTACTGTAGTGAAAAATTGACGCGATGAAATGGCTCAGGAATGACAAATCGGCCTTTTAAACCATTGGTGGAGACGTCAGAAATATCGATTCGGTAAACGTCGCGGATGGACATGGATAATGCCCACCTACTCAATGGGCCGGAGGGTCTGGTGGATAATAATTCACAATTGACAGGCACAGGCTTTACTTCTACACCATCGCAGCATCTAAGCGATGTTGGGAGGATGGTGGAGTACCACAACCTATCATGGACAGTTTCAAAGCTTCGCACAGTGGCCAGCAATTTTAAACAACTCAAACTACTCTTCTATAGTGGTGGTAAGTTGTGTTACTGACATGTACGTTTTTAAATAGACTTCCAGGGATGAAATGCGCGTAACATTTTACTCGTGTAGCAGGAGCTCACGTTTTGTAATGTTAGAACTACTACAGCTATTTCGAAAATGTGTAattgaatttatttatttattttgaccaTAACAAATTACCGAACCATAGCCTACGACTTCATGCGACAACCTCACGGTGTCCTCATTCTTCAAGTGTTGAAGTTGGCAACTGGCAATTGTGACAGTTGAAATGCCGGTAGCAACTTTGTGAAAGCTATACGGCCAAATTGTGTTAGCTTAGCTCTGTGAGTTGATTAGTCTAAATGCATGGTTCACCAgccattttcttatttttttcagaGCCAGGTTGCCCTTCTCAGCTCAGTGTGGCCATAAGACTGCAGTCCCTGCAGGACTCACTTCAGCAGCTGTCAGAGCGTTACCCAGCTCTTGCTGGGCCTCCTGTCAGCCATTACTTGTCTGTGCTCTGCCACTCACTGTCAGGTCAGTCACATTCTCAGTCTGTGAAGCGCTCACTGTTGTACAATATAAATTGCTGGGTTTCAGTGAAGTGTTTCTTGATGGTGGTAACGTGTTTGTGAGTCATACACTGAGACCGAACACGGTTCAAGAAAGGAGAAAGGGCAAAGGTCAAAACTGGCATATTGACAACTGTAATACCTACATGGCATGACCCTCACCTCATTCATCACCTTGTCAACAGCACTTTTATGAAAGCCATAAATATGGATATATTTCTTTGTTCTCATTTGGCCAAAGGTATCAGTAATGCAACACACAGAAGACGTATGACTCACCTGAATGTTACACAATTCCTTGCTCACAACAAACCAACCCTTACGAATGTGGCTTAAACCCACTTTTTAAAACAGACCTTCTTTTTCTCCCTGACACATATTTATCTACGTGCAACACTGTAGGTGGGGCTTATGTGACAAAGAGGCACACTTCCTCTTCTCGTGATGGTGTCAACCTATTGGCCAACTTCGTTCCCCTAGAGATGTTTTTGAGAACAAGAAGAGCAAATAGCAAGAGTCCTACCCACCGCTTAGCAGAAGCGTCCACAGTCTGTAGCTGTTTGCACACATCCAAAATAGGGAATTGATTGGGTCCACGGCTCTAAAGCTTCTGTTCCTCATGTCGGAGAGAGACCAAGGCCAAGTAGAGAGTTGATGTGGTTACCGTGGTAGGCCAGTGGTGCGTGCTCTTGAGGCTCAGAGagatatggacatggaggaaGCACAGATCCCAGACAAGCAGCCATCTACATCCACAGGTGAGTACCAGCAGGTTACACGGAGATGATCAGGGAAAGGCCCACCTCTCTCAGTGGCCACATCGTCCAATGCTGGCTTTAGTTGGTCAGAAGCTTTTTGCTGCTTGTGCACATTTTCGAGGGCAGGGCACCTGTTGTACCAATGTTGGACTGTAGCTCAGATACATTTGTGCGCGGGATCATTCGGGTTTTTTTGATCAAgagtttttttgggggtgtcTTTctcagtgtgtgcttgtggttgCATGCTACATCCTTCCAGTCAGTGCaggataagtgaacttcctgtgCTCTTCCTCAATTATTACAAGAAACAGTAGGTGTTTGTTCTGTTGAATTCAGTTCCTTACAAAAAGGAGATGTACCGTATTTGAATTGACAAATATGGATACTTAATACACATGTTATATTACAAACATGCTTTGAAATTTGAACCGTCACCATCAGCTCAAGGACTTTCATAAACGTCATAGGTTGGAAATCAATTCAAATTTTACAGAAGAATCTTCGTTGGACAGAACCATTTAAATATAGCTATGATAAAGTAACTCCTATATACCTATCCTTCCCCATTAAGATCTGACAACCTCTGTAGACAAAGGCTTTCTGTCCTCAGAGAAGAACATGACTCAAACTGCAAGCAGGATGTGGTTGACCTAAATGAAAAGAAGCACGGAGATACTGGTTTTCTCATtcgatgttgttgtgtttcagtTGCAGGATCTTTCACTGCAACTGAATGGTCTGCTCCAAAGTATAACACGATTTACCTGCGCTAGTCTGAAATATTGTGGCTTCCCCGTGGTTAGCTGTGCACCATCCAATGTCCTTTAGACACTTTCATTAAAGTTTGGTTGTTTCTCTGTTTTAGCATGTGTCAAATTACAGAACGAGCAGGACTCCATTTCAAGCTTCCTTTCTCTTGTTTTCCTTATCAACGTTCAACACCAtagcttctctctttctcaaatgACTCTCCTCACCAACAGTACCCCTCACACAGCTGAATCCTGCTTGAAGCTAAAGTGTGTTTGTTCACACTCCTCAGCTAATACTGAAAACTCAGCAAATTGTCAATGTGTTGAAATGGCAACCGGACTGTTTTTGTGAGCGAATGTCTTTTACATACAAAAATACTACTGCACATGCTGTCACCTTCTCCAGCCCAATTTCAACCAACAAACTGTCTTTACTGCTCCACAAAATCTGTAATGGGCCGGGTGTTGGCCGTAAAGTTGACGCAGTCATTTTCTGTTGTTTATTGTTCTTCTTCAAAAAGACAGCAATGCCTTGTTTAGTCAAAGCCACAAAAACATCTCAGTGAAAGTGTGCTGGCTCATACACAAGGCCATTCCTACCCAAATGTTTGAAAGTGATCCTGTTTGAAGAACCGTTAGTAGGTGTGAGTATGCTCAGTACATTTATAGTCATATTTCTGAAAATGTCTTGTTTGTTGTCCTTTCCTCTCCCAGATGTGAAGGCTCCAATCAGATCAGAGACCAAGCGCTACAGCGAGATCTTTCGGGACTTTGATGCCTTTGAGTTGTCTTTAGTTTACTCGTAAGTGTTTTATATAAGAGCTCTTTACTGAGCTTCCACTAACTCAAAACCCCTAAATAAGTCCAGTGAGAACCATGCTTTTGTCTAATATGACAAGAGAGGAAGTGAGTTAGTAATCCAACTACGTGACATCAAATGATCTTCTTCCTCTGACTTCCTTGGCTGATATCACATGACTCAGTATCCGTGTGTATTATATTTACCCTAtgttttctgtatgtgtgtgtgcgtgtgtacgtgtgtgcctgcatgtgtgtgtttgtgtgtgtgtgtgtgtgaatgtttgtgtgggtgtgtttgtgtgggtgtgtttgtgtgtgtgtgttcctcagtacTGTGGATGAACTGCTGCAGGACCCTGATTCCCAGTCTCTGCCAGGGACCCCGTCTACAGATATGCAGAACTGTGACCCCTCAGAGCTGCAGGATAGTGTGGTGAGAGCTTCATACTGTGCTACAACATGGACCAGAAAGAATGGTCTTCAGTCACTTTTCTGACACTGATTCCAGTGTACTTACACATGCCTATGTCACTCTCAACAGTGTGACAATGTCAATTCCCAAGAGCTGGGCACTGATGGCTGTGAAAATGACGGCAGTCTCTCAGGTAAATTAATTTCACGTGTGTTGCATGTGGGGGCACACTAAACATGTTCATGTTATTTCCCTTTGTGCTGGCTGTGTTTAATTGGGCTTGATTACGGGCAGAGATCAGCCTGAATGGATTTATGCCAACATAGTTTACAGTATGCAAAGCATTACAATGGAAGATTACACTTAATTGTAAACAGAGGACATTGTTGTCCTGGAGGTTACTGATTCAGAGATCTCTACACCCCAAGGACCATATGTTCCTCTTACTATCCCATTCTCCTGTGGCAACACAGCTATGTGACGGACAGCATTGGACAGCCAATCACAACAGGGGGATGAGCGATGTGAGGGCGGGACCGGCGACAGTAGCATTGTGCCACAGCCACACAGTTCTACATAAGCTCTGTCACAGCTCCTAATCTCAACCTCTCTTGTTTACATCTAATCAGTCTCATGGACTAATTGCCCTGAGCAGACAAGATCAAGATAAGACGGGGGTGGGGAAAGGATTAGACGACAGGGCATCTGCTGTCAAGTTTTACCTCACTCTCAAGGAGTAGAGCGGGGGatctgtggagggagagaaacagagagaaggctCTCAAAGGGAACATAGTGAGGAGACATGAGAGAAGAGAATAGAATAGAGAGTACGGAGCCATACCCAACATGTGATCACCAGCCCAGACCCGTGAAGACGGGTGTCTCTATGAGCTCAATCTCTCCCAGATTCTTGGGAATGCCCAGCCCAGTAGAGATTAGGGATAACAGCAGATGCATATAGTGTTTGAGTAACGCGGAAGTATATATCGAAAACCTCTGGGAACTGAATGCATGGAAGGACATACATCTCTGCAGGCCATCAACCCTACTTCACACCACCCGACTctaacccctcccaccctccaatTCTCTCTGCTACCAGTTTTAATCTGATATGTCATAAACCTAATAGAAGGCCGAGGAGTTGGGGCGAGGTGAGTGGTCTGGTGCCGGCTTCATGCAATGACATTCCCCCATGTGCAGGGACTGATCGATCTCTCGATAATGTACCTAAGTGTGTCGTGTGTGACAGAAATTGATCGATAACAATAGGGGGCAGGCTTATGCACTTATGTAACTAGCTTTTACAACAAACAATTGATGTCCTCGCGGACATGTCAAACGGGGTTTTCATCAGACGAGACCGCTGACGTCCACCTCTGATGATGGCTGGTCAGAGACCGACCGTTACAGATTCTCTGGATGGGCGGGTACAGAAATTGTGTTTGTGCGTAATGATGGAAGAGGGACCTCAACAGCTTAGTTTGGGCTGAGCTACcatcctccgccccccccccccccctccccccaggagcTGAGTCACACACCAGGAGGTAAACCTTGCTCTGCTCTAAAGCCTGTCACTCCACAATCTGGAACCTTCTTGGTtaatccccagccccagccctgcgGAGCAAAGAAGCAAGCAGGAGGAAACAGACACTCCAAGGCTCACccaaagaaagagagcaagagatgtCAACATGGGATACAATCTAGCTGGAGATTTCCTGTGGATTTTGCCTGGATGTGACCAATAATTGGGTTCTGCAAAAAAATTGCTGACTGGGCGCAAGGAGAGTGGACACTACCACGCGAAGAACACAAAGAAAAATATTCTCCAAAATAGAGCTGCATACTGGTGAGTGGATGAGAAGGCAGACGTGTTGACTGCAGCGAAAGGCAACAGAGGActgagagaaaggggaaaagagagagtggaggcgagagggagggcaggagcaCATGACCACGGTGGTTGCACATCATCTGAGTCCGAGAGGAAGACGAGAGGTGCTGCTGCTCACATCTGACTTTACACCCGCACCCTGCCGTGCCGACCACAGACCAGCCCGAGCACAGACCAGCCGACCACAGACCAGCCCGAGCAAGGTTGCTGAGGTTACGTCATTAACACGATGGGGACCTGCCTTCTTAAGCATTGACTTCTGTCTGTAGCTGAGAAGAAAGCTTTGGGACAGGTGTCAAAggccagaggagcagagagagagagagagagagagagagagagagagagtagaaggcATTGACTTCTGTCTGTAGCTTAGAAAAGAGCTTTGGGACAGGTGTCAAAggccagaggagcagagagagagagagtgagcagaAGGGAAGAAA
Above is a window of Hypomesus transpacificus isolate Combined female chromosome 17, fHypTra1, whole genome shotgun sequence DNA encoding:
- the colgalt1a gene encoding procollagen galactosyltransferase 1; protein product: MHRFISLLPTLLTLLSGPAQGYFPEERWSPESPLLAPRVLIALICRNSEHSLPYFLGTIERLNYPKDRIALWVATDHNVDNTTAILRDWLIKVQNLYHYVEWRPQEDPVGYEDEDSPKQWTNLRYAHVMKLRQAALESAREMWADYFLAVDCDNLLTNPNVLWKLIGENKTIVAPMLESRAAYSNFWCGMTSQGYYKRTPAYIPIRKQVRKGCFAVPMVHSMFLVDLRKEASRQLAFHPPHPDYSWAFDDIIVFAFSARMADVQMFVCNSETYGYFPVPLRSHNSLKDEADSFLHSLLEVNVRNPPMMPSVYIPAPRRQPDKLGFDEVFMINLQRRTDRRDRMLSTLYEQEIACKVIAAVDGTAMNVSEVNDLGIHMLPGYSDPYHGRPLTKGELGCFLSHHNIWKEIVERGLKTSLVIEDDLRFEVFFKRRLQNLMMEVASQNLDWDLIYIGRKRMQVEHPEKSVPNIHNLVEADYSYWTLGYMMSLQGAQKLLKAEPLKRMLPVDEFLPVMYNKHPVSDYMEQFETRDLKAFSAEPLLVFPTHYTGDAGYISDTETSTVWDNEKVRTDWDRGRSGKTQEQAEISTEAQNSDVLQSTLDSTARDEL